A genomic region of Prionailurus viverrinus isolate Anna chromosome D4, UM_Priviv_1.0, whole genome shotgun sequence contains the following coding sequences:
- the ARRDC1 gene encoding arrestin domain-containing protein 1 isoform X1 has translation MGRVQLFEVCLSHGRVVYSPGEPLAGAVRVRLGAPLPFRAIRVTCMGSCRVSNKANDAAWVVEEGYFNSALSLADKGSLPAGEHNFPFQFLLPATAPTSFEGPFGKIVHQVRATIDTPRFSKDHQCSRVFYILSPLNLNSIPDIEQPNVASTTKKFSYKLVKTGSVVLTASTDLRGYVVGQVLRLQADIENQSGKDTSPVVASLLQKVSYKAKRWIYDVRTIAEVEGAGVKAWRRAQWQEQILVPALPQSALPGCSLIHVDYYLQVSLKVPEATVTLPVFIGNIAVNHAPLSPRPGPGLPPGASIPVVPSAPPQEEAEAAASSPHFADAVSLSTKSHSQQQSLPATFGSVPAAPEPRPQDGSPAPHPLPPPLCISTGATVPYFAEGSGGPVPTTSTLILPPEYSSWGYPYEAPPSYEQSCGGADPSLTPGS, from the exons ATGGGGCGGGTGCAGCTCTTCGAGGTCTGCCTGAGCCACGGCCGCGTCGTCTACAGCCCTGGAGAACCGCTGGCGGGGGCCGTGCGCGTGCGTCTGGGGGCGCCGTTGCCCTTCCGAG CCATCCGAGTGACCTGCATGGGTTCCTGCAGGGTGTCCAACAAGGCCAATGATGCAGCGTGGGTAGTGGAGGAGGGCTACTTCAACAGTGCGCTGTCGCTGGCTGACAAGG GAAGCCTGCCCGCTGGAGAGCACAACTTCCCCTTTCAGTTCCTGCTTCCTG cCACAGCGCCAACGTCCTTTGAAGGCCCTTTTGGGAAGATTGTACACCAGGTGCGGGCCACCATCGACACACCACGTTTTTCCAAGGATCACCAGTGCAGCCGTGTGTTCTATATCTTGAGCCCCCTGAATCTGAACAGCATCCCTGACATCGAG CAACCCAACGTGGCCTCCACCACCAAGAAGTTCTCCTACAAGCTGGTGAAGACGGGCAGCGTGGTCCTCACCGCCAGCACCGACCTCCGTGGCTACGTGGTGGGCCAGGTGCTGCGGCTGCAGGCTGACATCGAGAACCAGTCAGGCAAGGACACCAGCCCTGTGGTAGCCAGTCTGCTGCAG AAAGTATCCTACAAGGCCAAGCGCTGGATCTATGATGTGCGGACCATCGCAGAGGTAGAGGGTGCGGGTGTCAAGGCCTGGAGGCGGGCGCAGTGGCAAGAGCAGATCCTGGTGCCTGCCCTGCCCCAGTCAGCCCTGCCAGGTTGCAGCCTTATCCACGTGGACTACTACTTGCAG GTCTCCCTGAAGGTGCCTGAAGCCACCGTGACCCTTCCTGTCTTCATCGGCAATATTGCTGTGAACCACGCCCCGCTGAGCCCCCGGCCAGGCCCAGGGCTGCCTCCTGGGGCCTCAATCCCGGTGGTGCCCTCCGCACCGCCCCAGGAGGAGGCGGAGGCTGCGGCCAGCAGCCCCCACTTTGCAGACGCAGTCTCCCTCTCCACGAAGAGCCACTCACAACAGCAGTCACTACCTGCCACCTTCGGCTCTGTGCCTGCTGCCCCTGAGCCCCGCCCTCAGGATggcagccctgctccccacccactgccccctcccttgtGCATCTCTACAGGTGCCACTGTTCCCTACTTTGCAGAGGGTTCAGGAGGGCCAGTGCCCACCACCAGTACCTTGATCCTGCCCCCAGAATACAGCTCATGGGGTTATCCCTATG AGGCCCCGCCATCCTATGAGCAGAGCTGTGGCGGTGCAGATCCCAGCCTGACGCCCGGGAGCTGA
- the ARRDC1 gene encoding arrestin domain-containing protein 1 isoform X3 produces MGRVQLFEVCLSHGRVVYSPGEPLAGAVRVRLGAPLPFRAIRVTCMGSCRVSNKANDAAWVVEEGYFNSALSLADKGSLPAGEHNFPFQFLLPATAPTSFEGPFGKIVHQVRATIDTPRFSKDHQCSRVFYILSPLNLNSIPDIEQPNVASTTKKFSYKLVKTGSVVLTASTDLRGYVVGQVLRLQADIENQSGKDTSPVVASLLQVSLKVPEATVTLPVFIGNIAVNHAPLSPRPGPGLPPGASIPVVPSAPPQEEAEAAASSPHFADAVSLSTKSHSQQQSLPATFGSVPAAPEPRPQDGSPAPHPLPPPLCISTGATVPYFAEGSGGPVPTTSTLILPPEYSSWGYPYEAPPSYEQSCGGADPSLTPGS; encoded by the exons ATGGGGCGGGTGCAGCTCTTCGAGGTCTGCCTGAGCCACGGCCGCGTCGTCTACAGCCCTGGAGAACCGCTGGCGGGGGCCGTGCGCGTGCGTCTGGGGGCGCCGTTGCCCTTCCGAG CCATCCGAGTGACCTGCATGGGTTCCTGCAGGGTGTCCAACAAGGCCAATGATGCAGCGTGGGTAGTGGAGGAGGGCTACTTCAACAGTGCGCTGTCGCTGGCTGACAAGG GAAGCCTGCCCGCTGGAGAGCACAACTTCCCCTTTCAGTTCCTGCTTCCTG cCACAGCGCCAACGTCCTTTGAAGGCCCTTTTGGGAAGATTGTACACCAGGTGCGGGCCACCATCGACACACCACGTTTTTCCAAGGATCACCAGTGCAGCCGTGTGTTCTATATCTTGAGCCCCCTGAATCTGAACAGCATCCCTGACATCGAG CAACCCAACGTGGCCTCCACCACCAAGAAGTTCTCCTACAAGCTGGTGAAGACGGGCAGCGTGGTCCTCACCGCCAGCACCGACCTCCGTGGCTACGTGGTGGGCCAGGTGCTGCGGCTGCAGGCTGACATCGAGAACCAGTCAGGCAAGGACACCAGCCCTGTGGTAGCCAGTCTGCTGCAG GTCTCCCTGAAGGTGCCTGAAGCCACCGTGACCCTTCCTGTCTTCATCGGCAATATTGCTGTGAACCACGCCCCGCTGAGCCCCCGGCCAGGCCCAGGGCTGCCTCCTGGGGCCTCAATCCCGGTGGTGCCCTCCGCACCGCCCCAGGAGGAGGCGGAGGCTGCGGCCAGCAGCCCCCACTTTGCAGACGCAGTCTCCCTCTCCACGAAGAGCCACTCACAACAGCAGTCACTACCTGCCACCTTCGGCTCTGTGCCTGCTGCCCCTGAGCCCCGCCCTCAGGATggcagccctgctccccacccactgccccctcccttgtGCATCTCTACAGGTGCCACTGTTCCCTACTTTGCAGAGGGTTCAGGAGGGCCAGTGCCCACCACCAGTACCTTGATCCTGCCCCCAGAATACAGCTCATGGGGTTATCCCTATG AGGCCCCGCCATCCTATGAGCAGAGCTGTGGCGGTGCAGATCCCAGCCTGACGCCCGGGAGCTGA
- the ARRDC1 gene encoding arrestin domain-containing protein 1 isoform X2, translating into MGSCRVSNKANDAAWVVEEGYFNSALSLADKGSLPAGEHNFPFQFLLPATAPTSFEGPFGKIVHQVRATIDTPRFSKDHQCSRVFYILSPLNLNSIPDIEQPNVASTTKKFSYKLVKTGSVVLTASTDLRGYVVGQVLRLQADIENQSGKDTSPVVASLLQKVSYKAKRWIYDVRTIAEVEGAGVKAWRRAQWQEQILVPALPQSALPGCSLIHVDYYLQVSLKVPEATVTLPVFIGNIAVNHAPLSPRPGPGLPPGASIPVVPSAPPQEEAEAAASSPHFADAVSLSTKSHSQQQSLPATFGSVPAAPEPRPQDGSPAPHPLPPPLCISTGATVPYFAEGSGGPVPTTSTLILPPEYSSWGYPYEAPPSYEQSCGGADPSLTPGS; encoded by the exons ATGGGTTCCTGCAGGGTGTCCAACAAGGCCAATGATGCAGCGTGGGTAGTGGAGGAGGGCTACTTCAACAGTGCGCTGTCGCTGGCTGACAAGG GAAGCCTGCCCGCTGGAGAGCACAACTTCCCCTTTCAGTTCCTGCTTCCTG cCACAGCGCCAACGTCCTTTGAAGGCCCTTTTGGGAAGATTGTACACCAGGTGCGGGCCACCATCGACACACCACGTTTTTCCAAGGATCACCAGTGCAGCCGTGTGTTCTATATCTTGAGCCCCCTGAATCTGAACAGCATCCCTGACATCGAG CAACCCAACGTGGCCTCCACCACCAAGAAGTTCTCCTACAAGCTGGTGAAGACGGGCAGCGTGGTCCTCACCGCCAGCACCGACCTCCGTGGCTACGTGGTGGGCCAGGTGCTGCGGCTGCAGGCTGACATCGAGAACCAGTCAGGCAAGGACACCAGCCCTGTGGTAGCCAGTCTGCTGCAG AAAGTATCCTACAAGGCCAAGCGCTGGATCTATGATGTGCGGACCATCGCAGAGGTAGAGGGTGCGGGTGTCAAGGCCTGGAGGCGGGCGCAGTGGCAAGAGCAGATCCTGGTGCCTGCCCTGCCCCAGTCAGCCCTGCCAGGTTGCAGCCTTATCCACGTGGACTACTACTTGCAG GTCTCCCTGAAGGTGCCTGAAGCCACCGTGACCCTTCCTGTCTTCATCGGCAATATTGCTGTGAACCACGCCCCGCTGAGCCCCCGGCCAGGCCCAGGGCTGCCTCCTGGGGCCTCAATCCCGGTGGTGCCCTCCGCACCGCCCCAGGAGGAGGCGGAGGCTGCGGCCAGCAGCCCCCACTTTGCAGACGCAGTCTCCCTCTCCACGAAGAGCCACTCACAACAGCAGTCACTACCTGCCACCTTCGGCTCTGTGCCTGCTGCCCCTGAGCCCCGCCCTCAGGATggcagccctgctccccacccactgccccctcccttgtGCATCTCTACAGGTGCCACTGTTCCCTACTTTGCAGAGGGTTCAGGAGGGCCAGTGCCCACCACCAGTACCTTGATCCTGCCCCCAGAATACAGCTCATGGGGTTATCCCTATG AGGCCCCGCCATCCTATGAGCAGAGCTGTGGCGGTGCAGATCCCAGCCTGACGCCCGGGAGCTGA